The following are encoded together in the Vigna angularis cultivar LongXiaoDou No.4 chromosome 9, ASM1680809v1, whole genome shotgun sequence genome:
- the LOC108320086 gene encoding uncharacterized protein LOC108320086 isoform X1: protein MDQVPPNRSWMYDRCYRGRGALKESFVLGVEEFIIKACEQDRYQRDGGLRCPCSKCDCTKILNERVVKVHLYKNGFKPNYFIWEDHGETMQEADLDNDVTFRGVETEGEPNEQVITMEDMVHDALIQRQPFQASNSSNIEEAPNEETQRFYNLLLEANTPLYEGASDSKLSMCVRLLACKSNWNIPNQCIDFFAKMLLDVTPHKCGLPKTYYDAKKIVSKLGLQSQRIDCCVDGCMLFYDNEYGKMDGALVECKFCGKPRYQQHKTGASSKKKVPVKSMFYLPIIPRLQRMYASKETATEMTWHHHNKSSNGVLRQPCDGEAWRHFDRVHRDFSIEPRNVRLGLCSNGFNPYVQASSIPYSCWPVIVTPYNLPPEMCMSKPYMFLTCLIPGPFNPKVRIDVYLEPLIDDLKKLWSGVITYDISRRQNFIMRAMLMWTINDFPAYGMLSGWSTHGKLACPHCMEHSKAFRLYNGRKNSRFDSHRRFLPNDHAFRRNKNAFKKGEVDMEDAPPYLTGTEVWNRVNGYPKVTENGAPRIDGYGEWHNWTKKNIFWDLPYWKDTLLRHNLDFMHIEKNFFDNIFNTVMNVSGKSKDNEKARMDLGLYCKRMDFVFIILN from the coding sequence ATGGATCAAGTTCCACCAAATCGTTCATGGATGTACGATAGGTGTTATAGAGGAAGAGGTGCGTTGAAAGAGTCATTTGTTTTGGGTGTTGAAGAGTTTATAATTAAAGCTTGTGAACAAGACCGTTATCAAAGAGATGGGGGGCTTCGATGTCCATGTTCAAAGTGCGATTGTACAAAGATTTTGAACGAAAGAGTTGTGAAGGTTCACCTGTATAAAAACGGTTTCAAgcctaattatttcatttgggaGGATCACGGGGAAACCATGCAAGAAGCTGATTTAGATAATGATGTCACTTTCAGGGGTGTGGAGACAGAAGGtgaaccaaatgaacaagttaTCACGATGGAAGACATGGTCCATGATGCTCTCATACAAAGACAACCCTTCCAAGCATCAAATTCTTCTAACATAGAAGAGGCTCCAAATGAAGAAACTCAAAGGTTTTATAACCTTTTGTTGGAGGCAAATACGCCTTTGTATGAAGGAGCATCAGACTCCAAATTATCAATGTGTGTGAGGCTTTTAGCTTGCAAGTCGAATTGGAATATTCCTAACCAATGCATAGATTTTTTTGCAAAAATGCTTTTGGATGTAACACCACACAAATGTGGTTTACCGAAAACTTACTACGATGCAAAAAAGATAGTGTCGAAGCTGGGATTACAGTCGCAgaggattgattgttgtgtgGATGGTTGCATGCTattctatgataatgaatatggtaAGATGGATGGAGCGTTAGTTGAATGCAAATTTTGTGGGAAGCCAAGGTATCAACAACACAAGACAGGAgcaagttcaaaaaaaaaagttcccGTTAAATCCATGTTCTATTTGCCAATAATTCCAAGACTTCAAAGAATGTATGCCTCAAAAGAAACTGCAACAGAAATGACATGGCACCATCACAACAAGTCGTCAAATGGTGTTTTGCGTCAACCATGTGATGGAGAGGCGTGGAGGCACTTTGATAGAGTACATCGTGATTTTTCCATTGAGCCACGCAATGTTCGACTTGGTTTATGCTCCAATGGTTTTAATCCATATGTGCAGGCATCATCTATACCATATTCGTGTTGGCCAGTAATTGTCACGCCGTACAACCTGCCTCCAGAAATGTGCATGTCTAAACCCTACATGTTTTTGACTTGTCTCATTCCGGGGCCATTCAATCCAAAAGTACGCATTGATGTATACCTAGAGCCCTTGATAGATGACTTGAAAAAGTTGTGGAGTGGTGTCATAACATACGATATTTCAAGGCGACAAAACTTTATCATGAGGGCAATGCTAATGTGGACAATTAATGATTTTCCTGCTTATGGTATGCTGTCTGGATGGAGCACCCATGGTAAATTggcttgtccacattgcatggagcATTCAAAggcttttagattatataatggGCGAAAAAATTCGAGGTTTGACTCCCATCGGAGGTTTTTACCAAATGACCATGCCTTTAGGAGAAATAAGAATGCTTTCAAAAAGGGGGAAGTGGACATGGAAGACGCGCCACCATATTTGACGGGAACAGAAGTTTGGAATAGAGTTAATGGTTATCCTAAAGTAACTGAAAATGGTGCACCAAGAATAGATGGATACGGTGAGTGGCATAATTGGACGAAAAAAAACATCTTTTGGGATCTACCATATTGGAAGGATACTTTGTTAAGGCATAATCTTGATTTCATGCATATTGAGAagaatttttttgacaacatttttaatACTGTGATGAATGTCAGTGGAAAGTCAAAAGACAATGAAAAGGCCCGAATGGATTTAGGCTTGTATTGTAAACGAATGGATTTTGTTTTCAtcatattaaattga
- the LOC108320086 gene encoding uncharacterized protein LOC108320086 isoform X2: MDQVPPNRSWMYDRCYRGRGALKESFVLGVEEFIIKACEQDRYQRDGGLRCPCSKCDCTKILNERVVKVHLYKNGFKPNYFIWEDHGETMQEADLDNDVTFRGVETEGEPNEQVITMEDMVHDALIQRQPFQASNSSNIEEAPNEETQRFYNLLLEANTPLYEGASDSKLSMCVRLLACKSNWNIPNQCIDFFAKMLLDVTPHKCGLPKTYYDAKKIVSKLGLQSQRIDCCVDGCMLFYDNEYGKMDGALVECKFCGKPRYQQHKTGASSKKKVPVKSMFYLPIIPRLQRMYASKETATEMTWHHHNKSSNGVLRQPCDGEAWRHFDRVHRDFSIEPRNVRLGLCSNGFNPYVQASSIPYSCWPVIVTPYNLPPEMCMSKPYMFLTCLIPGPFNPKVRIDVYLEPLIDDLKKLWSGVITYDISRRQNFIMRAMLMWTINDFPAYGMLSGWSTHGKLACPHCMEHSKAFRLYNGRKNSRFDSHRRFLPNDHAFRRNKNAFKKGEVDMEDAPPYLTGTEVWNRVNGYPKVTENGAPRIDGYAHSYIPINFQSQTVRHIYMQISHCGSRIKYNLSNSWT, from the exons ATGGATCAAGTTCCACCAAATCGTTCATGGATGTACGATAGGTGTTATAGAGGAAGAGGTGCGTTGAAAGAGTCATTTGTTTTGGGTGTTGAAGAGTTTATAATTAAAGCTTGTGAACAAGACCGTTATCAAAGAGATGGGGGGCTTCGATGTCCATGTTCAAAGTGCGATTGTACAAAGATTTTGAACGAAAGAGTTGTGAAGGTTCACCTGTATAAAAACGGTTTCAAgcctaattatttcatttgggaGGATCACGGGGAAACCATGCAAGAAGCTGATTTAGATAATGATGTCACTTTCAGGGGTGTGGAGACAGAAGGtgaaccaaatgaacaagttaTCACGATGGAAGACATGGTCCATGATGCTCTCATACAAAGACAACCCTTCCAAGCATCAAATTCTTCTAACATAGAAGAGGCTCCAAATGAAGAAACTCAAAGGTTTTATAACCTTTTGTTGGAGGCAAATACGCCTTTGTATGAAGGAGCATCAGACTCCAAATTATCAATGTGTGTGAGGCTTTTAGCTTGCAAGTCGAATTGGAATATTCCTAACCAATGCATAGATTTTTTTGCAAAAATGCTTTTGGATGTAACACCACACAAATGTGGTTTACCGAAAACTTACTACGATGCAAAAAAGATAGTGTCGAAGCTGGGATTACAGTCGCAgaggattgattgttgtgtgGATGGTTGCATGCTattctatgataatgaatatggtaAGATGGATGGAGCGTTAGTTGAATGCAAATTTTGTGGGAAGCCAAGGTATCAACAACACAAGACAGGAgcaagttcaaaaaaaaaagttcccGTTAAATCCATGTTCTATTTGCCAATAATTCCAAGACTTCAAAGAATGTATGCCTCAAAAGAAACTGCAACAGAAATGACATGGCACCATCACAACAAGTCGTCAAATGGTGTTTTGCGTCAACCATGTGATGGAGAGGCGTGGAGGCACTTTGATAGAGTACATCGTGATTTTTCCATTGAGCCACGCAATGTTCGACTTGGTTTATGCTCCAATGGTTTTAATCCATATGTGCAGGCATCATCTATACCATATTCGTGTTGGCCAGTAATTGTCACGCCGTACAACCTGCCTCCAGAAATGTGCATGTCTAAACCCTACATGTTTTTGACTTGTCTCATTCCGGGGCCATTCAATCCAAAAGTACGCATTGATGTATACCTAGAGCCCTTGATAGATGACTTGAAAAAGTTGTGGAGTGGTGTCATAACATACGATATTTCAAGGCGACAAAACTTTATCATGAGGGCAATGCTAATGTGGACAATTAATGATTTTCCTGCTTATGGTATGCTGTCTGGATGGAGCACCCATGGTAAATTggcttgtccacattgcatggagcATTCAAAggcttttagattatataatggGCGAAAAAATTCGAGGTTTGACTCCCATCGGAGGTTTTTACCAAATGACCATGCCTTTAGGAGAAATAAGAATGCTTTCAAAAAGGGGGAAGTGGACATGGAAGACGCGCCACCATATTTGACGGGAACAGAAGTTTGGAATAGAGTTAATGGTTATCCTAAAGTAACTGAAAATGGTGCACCAAGAATAGATGGATACG CTCATTCTTACATACCTATCAACTTTCAGAGTCAAACAGTTCGACACATATACATGCAAATTTCCCATTGTGGTTCAAGGATCAAGTACAACTTATCAAATTCTTGGACATAA
- the LOC108320086 gene encoding uncharacterized protein LOC108320086 isoform X3, with protein MDQVPPNRSWMYDRCYRGRGALKESFVLGVEEFIIKACEQDRYQRDGGLRCPCSKCDCTKILNERVVKVHLYKNGFKPNYFIWEDHGETMQEADLDNDVTFRGVETEGEPNEQVITMEDMVHDALIQRQPFQASNSSNIEEAPNEETQRFYNLLLEANTPLYEGASDSKLSMCVRLLACKSNWNIPNQCIDFFAKMLLDVTPHKCGLPKTYYDAKKIVSKLGLQSQRIDCCVDGCMLFYDNEYGKMDGALVECKFCGKPRYQQHKTGASSKKKVPVKSMFYLPIIPRLQRMYASKETATEMTWHHHNKSSNGVLRQPCDGEAWRHFDRVHRDFSIEPRNVRLGLCSNGFNPYVQASSIPYSCWPVIVTPYNLPPEMCMSKPYMFLTCLIPGPFNPKVRIDVYLEPLIDDLKKLWSGVITYDISRRQNFIMRAMLMWTINDFPAYGMLSGWSTHGKLACPHCMEHSKAFRLYNGRKNSRFDSHRRFLPNDHAFRRNKNAFKKGEVDMEDAPPYLTGTEVWNRVNGYPKVTENGAPRIDGYAHSYIPINFQSQTVRHIYMQISHCGSRIKFITIL; from the exons ATGGATCAAGTTCCACCAAATCGTTCATGGATGTACGATAGGTGTTATAGAGGAAGAGGTGCGTTGAAAGAGTCATTTGTTTTGGGTGTTGAAGAGTTTATAATTAAAGCTTGTGAACAAGACCGTTATCAAAGAGATGGGGGGCTTCGATGTCCATGTTCAAAGTGCGATTGTACAAAGATTTTGAACGAAAGAGTTGTGAAGGTTCACCTGTATAAAAACGGTTTCAAgcctaattatttcatttgggaGGATCACGGGGAAACCATGCAAGAAGCTGATTTAGATAATGATGTCACTTTCAGGGGTGTGGAGACAGAAGGtgaaccaaatgaacaagttaTCACGATGGAAGACATGGTCCATGATGCTCTCATACAAAGACAACCCTTCCAAGCATCAAATTCTTCTAACATAGAAGAGGCTCCAAATGAAGAAACTCAAAGGTTTTATAACCTTTTGTTGGAGGCAAATACGCCTTTGTATGAAGGAGCATCAGACTCCAAATTATCAATGTGTGTGAGGCTTTTAGCTTGCAAGTCGAATTGGAATATTCCTAACCAATGCATAGATTTTTTTGCAAAAATGCTTTTGGATGTAACACCACACAAATGTGGTTTACCGAAAACTTACTACGATGCAAAAAAGATAGTGTCGAAGCTGGGATTACAGTCGCAgaggattgattgttgtgtgGATGGTTGCATGCTattctatgataatgaatatggtaAGATGGATGGAGCGTTAGTTGAATGCAAATTTTGTGGGAAGCCAAGGTATCAACAACACAAGACAGGAgcaagttcaaaaaaaaaagttcccGTTAAATCCATGTTCTATTTGCCAATAATTCCAAGACTTCAAAGAATGTATGCCTCAAAAGAAACTGCAACAGAAATGACATGGCACCATCACAACAAGTCGTCAAATGGTGTTTTGCGTCAACCATGTGATGGAGAGGCGTGGAGGCACTTTGATAGAGTACATCGTGATTTTTCCATTGAGCCACGCAATGTTCGACTTGGTTTATGCTCCAATGGTTTTAATCCATATGTGCAGGCATCATCTATACCATATTCGTGTTGGCCAGTAATTGTCACGCCGTACAACCTGCCTCCAGAAATGTGCATGTCTAAACCCTACATGTTTTTGACTTGTCTCATTCCGGGGCCATTCAATCCAAAAGTACGCATTGATGTATACCTAGAGCCCTTGATAGATGACTTGAAAAAGTTGTGGAGTGGTGTCATAACATACGATATTTCAAGGCGACAAAACTTTATCATGAGGGCAATGCTAATGTGGACAATTAATGATTTTCCTGCTTATGGTATGCTGTCTGGATGGAGCACCCATGGTAAATTggcttgtccacattgcatggagcATTCAAAggcttttagattatataatggGCGAAAAAATTCGAGGTTTGACTCCCATCGGAGGTTTTTACCAAATGACCATGCCTTTAGGAGAAATAAGAATGCTTTCAAAAAGGGGGAAGTGGACATGGAAGACGCGCCACCATATTTGACGGGAACAGAAGTTTGGAATAGAGTTAATGGTTATCCTAAAGTAACTGAAAATGGTGCACCAAGAATAGATGGATACG CTCATTCTTACATACCTATCAACTTTCAGAGTCAAACAGTTCGACACATATACATGCAAATTTCCCATTGTGGTTCAAGGATCAA gtTCATAACGATCCTTTAA
- the LOC108320086 gene encoding uncharacterized protein LOC108320086 isoform X4: protein MASDGCDPPIPPSAKSDKEKGKKKSYMVKLLNRFNNVNASSSQPSTPTSTSTARFVPPPLQVPGLTPTPPSIPPSLEVPPFTPSSQQFAADQWRSPSPHVGSNPTTPTNMPSPSPIGDNPPRSSSAANDFEDVSNNRPIITPIGGGFYPTKTASKAITATIKAQFDEPWVTWGQIPQTRRDVFFESFKRKVSWRSNHEEKVKKNFHTKASHRLSEMFKKARTEGKKPDWMGDNVWNGLLEKWNMPLYRQKCETAKKNRTSDKGGCLHTGGSISVHEHAIRLSQELGRSVHVDEIFQQTHIRASTGEFVDERSRRTHEEFEARFSQIRSETASVGASTCAPLDPADEERLRNQCWLDVADGRYKGRVYGIGNVSAQDDCVDSYIQQTQASSSQQPIAEDILNLHTRVSTHDDQLRQMNSQLQGFIGVMMQYLPPPAAAIAQQFLQSQNQPQANVQPQQPQQPTDQPQPPTDQPQDDTVYGDY from the exons atggcatcagATGGTTGTGACCCTCCTATTCCACCTTCAGCAAAATCAGATAAGGAGAAGGGCAAGAAGAAATCTTATATGGTCAAGTTGTTAAACCGTTTCAATAACGTAAATGCTTCAAGTAGTCAGCCATCTACACCTACCTCTACCTCCACTGCTAGATTTGTTCCACCACCATTACAAGTTCCTGGTTTGACACCTACTCCACCATCAATTCCACCTTCGTTGGAAGTTCCTCCTTTCACACCTAGTTCACAACAATTTGCTGCTGATCAATGGAGATCACCCTCCCCCCATGTTGGTTCTAACCCAACAACTCCCACAAATATGCCATCACCATCTCCTATAGGGGATAACCCTCCACGTTCAAGTTCAGCAGCCAATGACTTTGAAGATGTTTCCAACAATCGTCCAATCATTACACCTATTGGAGGAGG GTTTTATCCAACAAAAACAGCATCCAAAGCAATCACAGCCACCATCAAGGCACAGTTTGATGAGCCATGGGTGACATGGGGACAAATACCTCAGACACGAAGAGATGTTTTCTTTGAGAGTTTTAAG AGAAAGGTTTCATGGAGGTCTAACCATgaagaaaaggtgaaaaaaaatttccacACAAAAGCATCTCATAGATTATCTGAGATGTTTAAAAAAGCTCGAACAGAAGGGAAAAAACCTGATTGGATGGGGGATAATGTTTGGAATGGTCTTTTGGAGAAGTGGAACATGccactttatagacaaaaatGTGAAACGGCCAAAAAGAACAGGACATCTGACAAGGGTGGTTGTTTGCACACTGGGGGATCCATTAGCGTGCATGAGCATGCAATTCGTCTg TCACAGGAGCTTGGTCGGTCAgtgcatgttgatgaaatatttcagcaGACACATATTCGAGCATCAACAGGAGAATTTGTCGATGAAAGGTCTAGGCGGACACAT gaaGAGTTTGAAGCCAgattttctcaaataagatcTGAGACAGCATCCGTTGGGGCTTCAACATGTGCTCCCCTAGACCCTGCAGATGAGGAAAGATTGAGGAACCAATGTTGGTTGGATGTTGCTGATGGAAGGTACAAGGGACGCGTATATGGCATTGGAAATGTCAGTGCTCAAGATGACTGTGTCGATAGTTACATACAACAGACACAGGCATCTTCTTCTCAGCAACCGATTGCAGAGGACATTCTTAACCTCCACACACGAGTATCAACCCATGATGACCAACTTCGACAGATGAACTCTCAATTGCAAGGCTTTATTGGTGTCATGATGCAGTATCTTCCACCTCCTGCAGCCGCAATTGCACAACAATTTCTTCAATCCCAGAATCAGCCACAAGCTAATgttcaaccacaacaaccacagCAACCAACAGATCAACCACAGCCACCAACAGATCAACCACAAGATGATACTGTTTATGGAGATTACTag
- the LOC108347080 gene encoding non-specific lipid-transfer protein 1, whose product MASVKFACVVVMFMVVVGSHSAVGMTCGQVQGNLAQCIGFLQKGGFVPPACCSGVKNILNSSRTTPDRRAVCSCLKAAAGAVRGINPNNAEALPGKCGVNLPYKISASTNCNSIN is encoded by the exons ATGGCCAGTGTTAAGTTTGCATGCGTGGTGGTAATGTTCATGGTGGTGGTGGGTTCACACAGTGCTGTGGGAATGACGTGTGGCCAAGTTCAAGGTAACCTAGCACAGTGCATAGGGTTCCTTCAAAAGGGTGGGTTTGTTCCGCCAGCATGCTGCTCCGGTGTGAAGAATATCCTGAACAGTTCCAGAACCACCCCTGATCGTCGCGCCGTTTGTAGCTGCTTGAAGGCTGCTGCTGGTGCAGTTCGTGGGATCAATCCCAATAATGCTGAGGCTCTTCCTGGGAAGTGTGGGGTCAACTTACCCTACAAGATCAGCGCCTCCACCAACTGTAACAG CATCAATTGA